The following are from one region of the Hymenobacter sp. YIM 151858-1 genome:
- a CDS encoding YbaY family lipoprotein — protein sequence MNSYALLSALGAAALLGACTGPSATTSGSYGQTNTTAVRDSVTGTVAYRERIALPPNAVLRVQLQDVSRQDAPAVEVASATVESRGRQVPLPFVLRYDTARIDPTNTYAVQARIEVDGRLMFTNDSAYPVITRGNPKQVQMMLRRAAGQ from the coding sequence ATGAATTCGTACGCGCTTCTGAGCGCCCTAGGTGCCGCCGCTCTGCTAGGGGCTTGCACCGGCCCGTCGGCCACCACCTCGGGCAGCTACGGGCAAACTAATACCACCGCCGTGCGCGACTCCGTAACCGGCACCGTGGCCTACCGCGAGCGTATTGCCCTGCCGCCCAACGCCGTGCTGCGCGTGCAGCTGCAGGACGTAAGCCGGCAGGATGCGCCGGCCGTGGAGGTGGCCTCGGCTACCGTAGAGTCGCGGGGCCGGCAGGTGCCGCTGCCCTTCGTGCTGCGCTACGACACGGCCCGCATCGACCCCACCAATACCTACGCTGTGCAGGCCCGCATCGAGGTCGATGGCCGGCTCATGTTCACCAACGATTCGGCCTACCCCGTCATCACGCGCGGCAACCCCAAGCAGGTGCAGATGATGCTACGCCGCGCCGCGGGGCAGTAA
- the argS gene encoding arginine--tRNA ligase, translated as MQQLEQDLKAALSAALQQVFGAAVPAEQLTIQPTRKDFAGTFTLVTFPLTKALGKGPEQIGQALGEWLQNNEPRVSGFNVVKGFLNLEIADAEWLRLLRQLRAQDIAAPVPTGGPQRVVVEYSSPNTNKPLHLGHLRNNFLGYSVAEILKATGATVTKANLVNDRGIHICKSMLAYQQYGQGETPQSAGIKGDHLIGKYYVLFEKHYREQIKQLEAEGVANEVAKREAPLMRHAQEMLQQWEAGDEQVVSLWRQMNGWVYEGFNDTYQRIGVDFDKFYYESETYLLGKERVEEGLAKGVFFRKDDGSVWVDLTDEGLDQKLLLRADGTSVYMTQDLGTAELKYQDYQYDSSVYVIADEQNYHMQVLKLVLKKLGKPYADAIYHLSYGMVDLPSGKMKSREGTVVDADELVQEVTDAAKQTTAELGKIDGLSEQEAAQLYHTLGLGALKYYLLKVDPKKRMLFDPNESVQLQGHTGPFIQYTHARIAQLRRKAAEMGIQPELAEGVAALHETERDVVQALASYATAVAEAARTYSPAVIAQYAYDLAKTYNRFYTEVPVLPEPDAAKRSLRVALSAQVADTLRQSLKLLGITAPERM; from the coding sequence GTGCAACAACTCGAACAAGACCTCAAAGCGGCGCTGAGCGCGGCCCTTCAGCAAGTATTTGGCGCGGCGGTGCCGGCCGAGCAGCTCACCATTCAGCCCACGCGCAAAGATTTCGCGGGCACGTTTACGCTGGTAACCTTTCCGCTCACCAAAGCCTTGGGCAAAGGCCCCGAGCAAATCGGGCAGGCCCTAGGTGAGTGGCTGCAAAACAACGAGCCGCGCGTAAGCGGCTTCAACGTAGTAAAAGGCTTTCTGAACCTGGAAATTGCCGATGCCGAGTGGCTGCGGTTGCTGCGCCAGCTGCGCGCCCAGGACATTGCCGCGCCCGTGCCAACCGGCGGCCCCCAGCGCGTGGTGGTGGAGTACTCCTCGCCCAACACCAACAAGCCCCTGCACCTAGGGCACCTGCGCAACAACTTTTTGGGCTATTCGGTGGCCGAGATTCTGAAAGCCACGGGCGCTACCGTTACCAAAGCCAACCTGGTAAACGACCGCGGCATCCACATCTGCAAATCGATGCTGGCGTACCAGCAGTACGGCCAGGGCGAAACGCCGCAGAGCGCGGGCATCAAAGGCGACCACCTGATCGGCAAGTACTACGTGCTGTTCGAGAAGCACTACCGCGAGCAAATAAAGCAGCTCGAGGCCGAAGGCGTAGCCAACGAAGTAGCCAAGCGCGAAGCCCCGCTGATGCGCCACGCGCAGGAAATGCTGCAGCAGTGGGAGGCCGGCGACGAGCAGGTAGTAAGCCTGTGGCGCCAGATGAACGGCTGGGTGTACGAAGGCTTTAATGACACCTACCAGCGCATCGGCGTCGATTTCGACAAGTTCTACTACGAGTCGGAAACCTACCTGCTGGGCAAGGAGCGGGTAGAAGAGGGCCTGGCCAAGGGCGTGTTCTTCCGCAAGGACGACGGCTCGGTGTGGGTCGACCTCACCGACGAAGGCCTCGACCAGAAACTGCTCCTGCGCGCCGATGGCACCTCGGTGTACATGACCCAAGACCTAGGCACCGCCGAGCTGAAGTACCAGGACTACCAGTACGATTCGTCGGTGTACGTGATTGCCGACGAGCAGAACTACCACATGCAGGTGCTCAAGCTCGTGCTGAAAAAGCTGGGCAAGCCCTACGCCGACGCCATTTACCACCTGAGCTACGGCATGGTGGATTTGCCCTCGGGCAAGATGAAGTCGCGCGAAGGCACCGTGGTAGATGCCGACGAGCTGGTGCAGGAAGTAACCGACGCCGCCAAGCAAACCACCGCCGAGCTGGGCAAAATCGACGGCCTGAGCGAGCAGGAAGCCGCGCAGCTGTACCACACGCTGGGCTTGGGTGCCCTGAAGTACTACCTGCTGAAGGTGGACCCCAAGAAGCGCATGCTGTTCGATCCGAACGAGTCGGTGCAGCTGCAGGGCCACACGGGGCCGTTCATTCAGTACACCCACGCCCGCATTGCCCAGCTGCGCCGCAAGGCCGCCGAAATGGGCATTCAGCCCGAACTGGCCGAGGGCGTGGCCGCGCTGCACGAAACCGAGCGCGACGTGGTGCAGGCACTGGCCAGCTACGCTACGGCCGTAGCCGAGGCGGCCCGCACGTATTCGCCGGCCGTTATTGCGCAGTACGCCTACGATCTGGCCAAAACCTACAACCGCTTCTACACCGAAGTGCCGGTGCTGCCCGAGCCCGACGCTGCCAAACGCAGCCTGCGCGTAGCCCTGTCGGCGCAAGTAGCCGACACCCTGCGGCAGAGCCTGAAGCTGCTCGGCATTACGGCGCCCGAGCGCATGTAA
- a CDS encoding LOG family protein, translating to MKSIAVYCGSSAGTDARYREHATQVGQTFAQRGITLVYGGGNVGLMGAVADATMQRGGQAIGIIPGFLKDKEVAHLGLTQLEVVENMHQRKLRMAELAEGFIAMPGGFGTLEELFEVLTWGQLGLHRKPIGLLNVAGFYDALIHLLDHMVQQGLLRAENRRQLMVADNIEELLGHMQAWQPSNVEKWLTPSRT from the coding sequence ATGAAATCAATTGCAGTTTATTGCGGCTCCAGCGCCGGCACCGATGCGCGCTACCGCGAGCACGCCACCCAAGTAGGCCAAACGTTTGCCCAACGCGGCATCACGCTGGTGTACGGCGGCGGCAACGTAGGCCTGATGGGCGCCGTGGCCGATGCCACCATGCAGCGCGGCGGCCAGGCCATCGGCATCATCCCCGGCTTTCTGAAAGACAAAGAAGTAGCGCACCTAGGGCTCACGCAGCTCGAGGTGGTAGAGAACATGCACCAGCGCAAGCTGCGAATGGCCGAGCTGGCCGAAGGCTTTATTGCCATGCCCGGCGGATTTGGTACTTTGGAAGAGTTGTTTGAGGTGCTTACCTGGGGCCAGCTGGGCCTGCACCGTAAGCCCATTGGCCTGCTGAACGTGGCTGGCTTCTACGATGCGCTTATTCACCTGCTCGACCACATGGTGCAGCAGGGCTTGCTGCGGGCCGAAAACCGCCGCCAGTTAATGGTAGCCGACAACATCGAGGAGTTGTTGGGCCACATGCAGGCCTGGCAGCCCAGCAACGTGGAAAAGTGGCTGACGCCGAGCCGCACCTAG
- a CDS encoding glutathione peroxidase, which translates to MKSLVLYSLAGALAACGARSASTTDKPTAMAETPAATTETAAARSTVYDFTVTDINGKPVQLSQYKGKKLLIVNTASECGYTPQYKELEELYKKHGDRVTVLGFPANNFGGQEPGSNEQIAAFCEKNYGVTFPLFSKVSVKGDDTAPLYKFLGDKSKNGYTDEKPTWNFCKYLINEQGQVIGFYPSKVKPMSEELVSAILK; encoded by the coding sequence ATGAAATCTTTAGTCCTTTACTCCCTGGCCGGCGCCCTGGCTGCCTGCGGCGCCCGCTCGGCCTCTACCACCGACAAGCCCACCGCCATGGCCGAAACGCCCGCTGCCACCACCGAAACCGCTGCCGCCCGCAGCACCGTGTACGATTTCACGGTTACCGATATCAACGGCAAGCCCGTGCAGCTCAGCCAGTACAAAGGCAAGAAGCTGCTGATCGTGAACACGGCCTCGGAATGCGGCTACACCCCGCAGTACAAGGAGCTGGAGGAGCTCTACAAAAAGCACGGCGACCGGGTAACCGTGCTGGGCTTCCCGGCCAACAACTTCGGTGGGCAGGAGCCGGGCTCCAACGAGCAGATTGCCGCTTTCTGCGAGAAAAACTACGGCGTTACGTTCCCGCTCTTCAGCAAAGTATCGGTGAAAGGCGACGACACCGCGCCGCTGTACAAGTTCCTAGGTGATAAATCGAAGAACGGCTACACCGACGAAAAGCCCACCTGGAACTTCTGCAAATACCTCATCAACGAGCAAGGCCAGGTTATCGGCTTCTATCCTTCCAAAGTGAAGCCGATGAGCGAAGAGCTTGTTTCGGCCATCCTGAAATAA
- a CDS encoding 1,4-dihydroxy-2-naphthoate polyprenyltransferase gives MTTTSDTTPRNPSLIGAWVSAFRPRTLPLALASILMGGFLAASRHQFNGAVIGLAALTTVLLQVLSNLANDYGDSQNGADSVHREGPQRAVQSGAISPAAMRQGMYVFGALSLASGLLLLWVALGASGLWLFMGFLLLGLGAIWAAINYTAGARPYGYAGLGDVSVFLFFGLVGVCGSYFLQTSELPYEVLLPAISLGCFSTAVLNVNNIRDMRSDELAGKITIPVRLGARRARVYHWLLLLLGLGAAVVYVLQHYRTPWQWLFVGAVPLLVFNGVQVWKRQQSMQLDPLLKQMAMSTLLFVLLFGIGQLL, from the coding sequence TTGACGACCACTTCCGATACCACCCCGCGAAACCCAAGCCTCATCGGGGCTTGGGTTTCGGCTTTCCGGCCGCGCACCTTGCCGCTGGCCCTGGCCAGTATCCTGATGGGCGGCTTTCTGGCCGCCAGCCGCCACCAGTTCAACGGGGCAGTAATTGGACTGGCGGCGCTTACCACCGTGCTGCTGCAAGTGCTCAGCAACCTCGCCAACGACTACGGCGACTCGCAAAACGGCGCCGACAGCGTGCACCGCGAGGGGCCGCAGCGCGCCGTGCAAAGCGGGGCCATTTCGCCGGCCGCCATGCGGCAGGGCATGTACGTGTTCGGCGCCCTGTCGCTGGCTTCGGGGTTGCTGCTGCTGTGGGTGGCCCTAGGTGCCTCGGGGCTGTGGCTGTTTATGGGGTTTCTGCTGCTGGGCCTGGGCGCCATTTGGGCGGCCATCAACTACACAGCCGGCGCCCGGCCCTATGGCTACGCGGGCTTGGGCGACGTGTCGGTGTTTCTGTTCTTCGGGCTGGTGGGCGTGTGCGGCAGCTACTTTCTGCAAACCAGCGAGCTGCCCTACGAGGTGCTGCTGCCGGCCATCAGCCTCGGCTGTTTCTCCACGGCCGTGCTGAACGTGAACAACATCCGCGATATGCGCTCCGATGAGCTGGCCGGCAAAATCACCATTCCGGTGCGCCTGGGTGCCCGCCGGGCGCGGGTGTACCACTGGCTGCTGTTGCTGCTGGGCCTAGGTGCCGCGGTGGTGTATGTGCTGCAGCACTACCGTACGCCGTGGCAGTGGCTGTTTGTGGGCGCGGTGCCGCTGCTGGTGTTCAACGGCGTGCAAGTCTGGAAACGCCAGCAGTCCATGCAGCTCGACCCGCTGCTGAAGCAAATGGCCATGAGCACCTTGCTCTTTGTGCTGCTGTTTGGTATCGGGCAGCTGCTGTAG
- a CDS encoding ATP-binding response regulator, giving the protein MKKIFLVDDNEYDRMLYKRYLRRQPELQAYEVLEAASGEESLALFAQHQPDCVLLDYNLLDTDGLTLLGELKRIAPPDTLCVVMITGGGSEQLAVRALNNGALDYLVKGHFDQELLAKTVLHAIEKNEWRQHEAEHRRQLQAVNQQLRESLAELTETRRQLQQSNDQLTSANAAIQARNQALGVANQQLARTNADLDNFVYAASHDLRQPVNNLCGLFDELRRSVTFPDPAETVVLQLAEDSLRDLSNTIDGLTAAVQEQRQPGEHAAELVELAELTGEVLQVIRPQVQASQASICTDFAELPALLYVRSNLRTILHNLLSNALKYRHAERQPRIALRTQVVAGQPVLEISDNGLGMNLERHGAELFQLFRRFHPQASDGTGVGLFLVNRLVQSHGGRIEVESEEGIGTTFRLYLRG; this is encoded by the coding sequence GTGAAGAAAATTTTTCTTGTCGACGATAACGAGTACGACCGGATGCTGTACAAGCGCTACCTGCGCCGGCAGCCCGAGTTGCAGGCGTACGAGGTGCTGGAGGCCGCCTCGGGCGAAGAAAGCCTGGCGTTGTTTGCCCAGCACCAGCCCGATTGCGTGCTGCTCGACTACAACCTGCTCGATACCGACGGCCTGACGCTGCTAGGGGAGCTAAAGCGCATTGCACCGCCCGATACGCTCTGCGTGGTGATGATTACGGGCGGCGGCAGCGAGCAGCTGGCCGTGCGCGCCCTCAACAACGGCGCCCTCGATTACCTGGTGAAGGGCCATTTCGACCAGGAGCTGCTGGCCAAAACCGTGTTGCACGCCATCGAAAAAAACGAGTGGCGCCAGCACGAGGCCGAACACCGCCGCCAGCTGCAGGCCGTAAACCAGCAGCTGCGCGAATCGCTGGCTGAGCTTACCGAAACCCGCCGCCAGCTGCAGCAAAGCAACGACCAGCTGACCTCGGCCAACGCGGCCATCCAGGCCCGCAACCAGGCCCTGGGAGTAGCCAACCAGCAGCTGGCCCGCACCAACGCCGACCTCGACAACTTTGTGTACGCGGCCTCGCACGACCTGCGCCAGCCGGTAAACAACCTGTGCGGCCTGTTCGACGAGCTGCGCCGCAGCGTCACCTTTCCCGACCCCGCCGAAACCGTAGTGCTGCAGCTGGCCGAAGACTCGCTGCGCGACTTGTCGAATACCATCGATGGGCTTACCGCCGCGGTGCAGGAGCAGCGTCAGCCCGGCGAGCACGCCGCCGAGCTGGTGGAGCTGGCCGAGCTTACCGGTGAGGTGCTGCAGGTCATCCGGCCGCAGGTGCAGGCCAGCCAGGCCAGCATTTGCACCGACTTTGCCGAGCTGCCCGCCCTGCTGTACGTGCGCAGCAACCTGCGCACCATTCTGCACAACCTGCTCAGCAACGCCCTCAAATACCGCCACGCCGAGCGCCAGCCGCGCATTGCCCTGCGCACCCAGGTGGTGGCCGGCCAGCCCGTGCTCGAAATCAGCGACAACGGCCTGGGGATGAACCTGGAGCGCCACGGCGCGGAACTGTTTCAGCTGTTCCGGCGCTTTCACCCGCAAGCCAGCGACGGCACCGGCGTGGGGTTGTTTCTGGTGAACCGGCTGGTACAATCCCATGGTGGCCGCATCGAGGTGGAGAGCGAAGAGGGCATCGGCACTACCTTTCGGCTGTACTTGCGGGGCTAG
- a CDS encoding response regulator, whose product MTTFSHKPILVVEDSVEDFTALGRAFRKQELPNPVLRCEDGDQALEYLQSYGQHPNWPAQLPAFVLLDLNLPGTDGRAVLDVVKKDPRLQSIPVIIFSTSSNTRDIQDCYRLGANSYMTKPIEFSVLEEKTRALVRYWLNTSELPSES is encoded by the coding sequence GTGACTACCTTCTCTCACAAGCCCATTTTGGTGGTAGAAGACAGCGTGGAAGACTTCACCGCGTTGGGGCGCGCTTTCCGCAAGCAGGAGCTGCCCAACCCCGTGTTGCGCTGCGAAGACGGCGACCAAGCCCTGGAATACCTGCAGAGCTACGGGCAGCACCCCAACTGGCCGGCGCAGCTGCCTGCTTTCGTGTTGCTGGACCTGAACCTACCCGGCACCGACGGCCGCGCCGTGCTCGACGTGGTTAAGAAAGACCCGCGGCTGCAGTCGATTCCGGTCATTATCTTCAGCACCTCCTCCAACACGCGCGACATTCAGGACTGCTACCGCCTGGGGGCCAACAGCTACATGACCAAGCCCATCGAATTTTCGGTGCTGGAAGAGAAAACCCGCGCCTTAGTGCGCTACTGGCTCAATACCTCCGAACTTCCCTCCGAAAGCTAG
- a CDS encoding GAF domain-containing protein, which translates to MDRATVILSDETLLNTPVTLTNCDREPIHIPGSVQPYGFLLCLHEQTRRVVHASANTAQLIGVSAEELLGQGLERLLGAAALAELEQLWTGLSETPKLLGTRLDQLAHQPYYKLITHRYDGLLWVEFEPVAETTSAPFDLASLNVALGQMLTAGSVREFCQFAVDQLRTITEFDRVVMYRFAEDASGEVVAEAKRDDLEPFLGLHYPATDIPPQARAMYLKNWLRFIPDVSYEPAPLVPVLHPTANRPPDMTYAVLRSVSPIHLQYLRNMGVAATMTISVIVEGKLWGLITCHHLTPRLLGYELRELCLFIGKTFSALLKTKQQQDDYAYQLHIRETQVRLFEQISRHDNFVDGLYQRKPTVMDVFDCGGVAICFDDNIITLGSTPTQAQLEELRTWLQLNMKQDLFRTNSYAQHNPAGVAIRGTASGIMAVSLAQDPGDYLIWFRPELIQTVTWAGKEQKAEVMQDGVLQLSPRQSFAAWSQEVTNTALPWRPMEVAAAEEIRLHLSDVRLKIFNELQARAASLSRLNTELERSNDELDSFAYVASHDLKEPLRGIHNYSIFLLEDYAHQLDADGVNKLQTLVRLSQRMEALIESLLQLSRVGRQELVVVPTNLNEVLEEVLDMLQPRFEQTNTQVTVNGPLPTFRCDKVRIREVLNNLLTNAMRYNDKPERRIAVGKAPAEVRGPRGTGDPADYHVLYVQDNGIGIDPKHHQTIFKSLNACTRRTNLAVARALA; encoded by the coding sequence GTGGATCGAGCTACGGTAATCCTCTCCGACGAAACCCTTCTCAATACGCCGGTTACGCTCACCAACTGCGACCGGGAGCCCATTCACATACCGGGCTCGGTGCAGCCCTACGGCTTTTTGCTGTGCCTCCACGAGCAAACCAGGCGCGTGGTGCACGCCAGCGCCAACACGGCCCAACTCATCGGTGTTTCGGCCGAAGAGCTGCTGGGCCAGGGCCTGGAGCGCCTCCTAGGTGCCGCCGCGCTGGCCGAGCTGGAGCAGCTGTGGACGGGCCTGAGCGAAACGCCCAAGCTGCTCGGCACCCGCCTCGATCAGCTGGCCCATCAGCCTTACTACAAGCTGATTACGCACCGCTACGATGGCCTGCTGTGGGTGGAGTTTGAGCCCGTGGCCGAAACCACCAGCGCCCCCTTCGACCTGGCCTCGCTGAACGTGGCGCTGGGGCAAATGCTCACGGCCGGCTCGGTTCGCGAGTTCTGCCAGTTTGCCGTCGATCAGCTGCGCACCATTACCGAGTTCGACCGGGTGGTGATGTACCGCTTTGCCGAGGACGCCAGCGGCGAAGTAGTAGCCGAAGCCAAACGCGACGACCTGGAGCCCTTTTTGGGCCTGCACTACCCCGCTACGGATATTCCGCCGCAGGCGCGGGCCATGTACTTGAAAAACTGGCTGCGCTTTATTCCGGATGTGTCGTACGAGCCGGCCCCGCTGGTGCCCGTGCTGCACCCCACGGCCAACCGCCCGCCCGACATGACCTACGCCGTGCTGCGGAGCGTATCGCCGATACACCTGCAGTACCTGCGCAACATGGGCGTGGCCGCCACCATGACGATTTCCGTCATCGTGGAGGGCAAGCTCTGGGGCCTGATTACCTGCCACCACCTTACGCCACGCCTGCTCGGCTACGAGCTGCGCGAGCTGTGCCTGTTTATTGGCAAAACGTTTTCGGCGCTGCTGAAAACCAAACAGCAGCAAGACGATTACGCCTACCAGCTGCACATCCGCGAAACCCAGGTACGGCTGTTCGAACAGATTTCGCGCCACGACAACTTCGTGGACGGCTTGTACCAGCGCAAGCCCACCGTGATGGACGTGTTCGACTGCGGCGGCGTGGCCATTTGCTTCGATGACAACATCATAACCCTAGGCAGCACGCCTACCCAGGCCCAGCTGGAGGAGCTGCGCACCTGGCTGCAGCTGAACATGAAGCAGGATTTGTTCCGCACCAATTCCTACGCGCAGCACAACCCGGCGGGCGTGGCCATCCGCGGTACAGCCAGCGGCATCATGGCTGTGTCGTTGGCCCAGGACCCCGGCGACTACCTCATTTGGTTCCGGCCCGAGCTGATTCAGACGGTAACCTGGGCCGGCAAAGAGCAAAAAGCCGAAGTAATGCAGGACGGCGTGCTGCAGCTTTCGCCGAGGCAGTCGTTTGCGGCCTGGAGCCAGGAGGTAACCAACACCGCCCTGCCGTGGCGCCCCATGGAGGTGGCCGCCGCCGAGGAAATCCGCCTGCACCTCTCCGACGTGCGCCTGAAAATCTTTAACGAGCTGCAGGCCCGCGCCGCCAGCCTGAGCCGACTGAACACCGAGCTGGAGCGCAGCAACGACGAGCTCGACTCGTTTGCCTACGTGGCCTCGCACGATTTGAAGGAGCCGCTGCGCGGCATCCACAACTACTCCATTTTCCTGCTCGAAGACTACGCCCACCAGCTCGATGCCGACGGCGTAAACAAGCTGCAAACCCTGGTGCGCCTGAGCCAGCGCATGGAGGCGCTTATCGAGTCGCTGCTGCAGCTCTCGCGCGTGGGTCGGCAAGAGCTGGTGGTGGTGCCCACCAACCTGAACGAGGTGCTGGAAGAAGTACTCGACATGCTGCAGCCGCGCTTCGAGCAAACCAACACCCAGGTAACGGTAAATGGGCCGCTGCCCACCTTCCGCTGCGACAAAGTACGTATACGGGAAGTGCTCAACAACTTGCTCACCAACGCTATGCGCTACAACGACAAACCCGAGCGGCGGATTGCGGTGGGCAAAGCGCCGGCCGAAGTGCGCGGCCCGCGCGGTACCGGCGACCCGGCCGACTACCACGTGCTGTACGTGCAGGACAACGGCATCGGCATCGACCCCAAACACCACCAAACCATCTTCAAATCTTTAAACGCCTGCACGCGCAGGACAAATTTGGCGGTGGCACGGGCGCTGGCCTGA
- a CDS encoding biliverdin-producing heme oxygenase: MPVALDKPMILQRLRAETHPYHHALEQTEFNQALAAGSVSAAATARFLAKLYGFLRPYEAHLRHHSFGPDWQIERRQRAHLIEQDLADATCLPECADMPDLRTRPQLLGALYVLEGSTLGGQVITRQLAKAGISTRAYFTGYAEHTGPMWKSFCQLLAAEATPDNETEIVQSAIQTFQKLHAWIELR; the protein is encoded by the coding sequence ATGCCTGTAGCTCTCGATAAACCAATGATTCTTCAGCGCCTGCGTGCCGAAACGCACCCGTACCACCACGCGCTGGAGCAAACCGAATTCAACCAGGCATTGGCGGCGGGCAGCGTTTCGGCGGCAGCTACCGCGCGCTTTCTGGCCAAGCTTTACGGCTTTTTGCGGCCCTACGAGGCCCACCTGCGGCACCACTCGTTTGGGCCCGACTGGCAGATTGAGCGGCGGCAACGGGCCCACCTCATCGAGCAGGACCTGGCCGACGCCACTTGCCTGCCCGAATGCGCCGATATGCCCGATTTGCGCACCCGACCTCAACTGCTGGGGGCGCTGTACGTACTCGAGGGCTCCACCCTGGGCGGACAGGTGATTACCCGCCAACTCGCCAAAGCGGGCATCAGCACCCGCGCTTATTTTACGGGCTATGCCGAGCACACCGGCCCCATGTGGAAAAGCTTTTGCCAACTGCTGGCAGCCGAAGCCACGCCCGACAACGAAACGGAAATTGTGCAGTCCGCCATCCAGACGTTTCAAAAGCTACACGCGTGGATCGAGCTACGGTAA
- a CDS encoding DEAD/DEAH box helicase, with amino-acid sequence MTFDEFQLHPDVFDGVQGMGYTKPSPIQEQAIPAALAGKDLIACAQTGTGKTAAYLLPVLDFIAYERPEHTTALILCPTRELAKQIDEQVEGFGYHVGASSIAIYGGGKSDIWEQQKRALTQGADIIIATPGRLIAHMQLGYVKLDQIDFLILDEADKMMDMGFAEDIIQIVNQLPTKRQTLLFSATMPNKIREFSKKILHEPEEIRLAVSKPAENINQQLYMVYDTNKLALLEHLIGQLEVQSMILFTSRKMNVGPIERALRKKGLNVRGITSDRTQEEREQVLREFKNKQFQILVATDVMSRGIDVSELSHVVNFDLPRDAEDYVHRIGRTARAGTSGMAITFVSDHDQDAVVKIEKLIERELEKKPTPEAIGPSPEFDPKKYRGRGPAHAGKPAGRSGKPGSRNARPERAAAPAAAAPAPAPLGAEGTPAAVETEEQKRRKKRRRKPRPEGAAEGAAAPSEASAPRAEAAGEGTPDEVAKRRRKRGGRNRRGPKPEGTPQSVTAPAASE; translated from the coding sequence TTGACGTTCGACGAATTTCAACTGCACCCCGACGTGTTCGACGGGGTGCAGGGTATGGGCTATACCAAGCCCTCCCCCATTCAGGAGCAGGCCATTCCGGCCGCGCTGGCCGGAAAAGACCTGATAGCCTGTGCCCAAACCGGCACCGGCAAAACGGCCGCTTATCTCCTCCCCGTTCTCGATTTTATCGCCTACGAGCGCCCCGAGCACACCACCGCCCTCATTTTGTGCCCCACGCGCGAGCTGGCCAAGCAAATTGATGAGCAGGTAGAAGGCTTCGGTTACCACGTGGGCGCCAGCAGCATTGCCATTTACGGCGGCGGCAAAAGCGACATCTGGGAGCAGCAGAAGCGCGCCCTCACCCAAGGCGCCGATATCATCATTGCCACGCCGGGCCGCCTGATTGCGCACATGCAGCTGGGCTACGTGAAGCTCGATCAGATCGACTTCCTGATCCTCGACGAGGCTGATAAGATGATGGACATGGGCTTTGCCGAAGACATCATCCAGATTGTCAATCAGCTGCCTACAAAGCGCCAGACGCTGCTGTTTTCGGCCACCATGCCGAACAAGATCCGCGAGTTCTCGAAGAAGATTTTGCACGAGCCGGAGGAAATCCGCCTGGCCGTGTCGAAACCGGCCGAGAACATCAACCAGCAGCTGTACATGGTGTACGACACCAACAAGCTGGCCTTGCTGGAGCACCTCATCGGGCAGCTCGAAGTGCAGAGCATGATCCTGTTCACCTCGCGCAAGATGAACGTGGGGCCCATTGAGCGCGCCTTGCGCAAAAAAGGCCTGAACGTGCGCGGCATCACCTCCGACCGCACCCAGGAGGAGCGCGAGCAGGTGCTGCGCGAGTTCAAAAACAAGCAGTTCCAGATTCTGGTGGCCACCGACGTGATGTCGCGCGGCATCGACGTGAGCGAACTGTCGCACGTGGTGAACTTCGACCTGCCCCGCGACGCCGAGGACTACGTGCACCGCATTGGCCGCACGGCCCGCGCCGGCACCTCGGGCATGGCCATCACGTTCGTGTCGGACCACGACCAGGACGCCGTGGTGAAGATCGAGAAGCTGATTGAGCGGGAGCTGGAGAAAAAGCCCACCCCCGAGGCAATTGGCCCCTCGCCCGAGTTCGACCCCAAAAAATACCGCGGCCGCGGCCCCGCCCACGCCGGCAAGCCTGCTGGCCGCAGTGGCAAACCGGGCAGCCGCAACGCCCGCCCCGAGCGCGCCGCCGCGCCGGCCGCTGCTGCCCCTGCCCCCGCACCCCTAGGTGCCGAAGGTACCCCGGCCGCCGTGGAGACCGAGGAGCAGAAGCGCCGGAAAAAACGCCGCCGCAAGCCGCGCCCCGAGGGCGCTGCCGAAGGTGCCGCTGCCCCCTCCGAAGCCTCGGCACCTAGGGCCGAAGCCGCCGGCGAAGGCACCCCCGACGAAGTCGCCAAGCGCCGCCGCAAGCGGGGCGGCCGCAACCGCCGGGGCCCAAAGCCCGAGGGCACTCCGCAGAGCGTAACCGCTCCGGCCGCCAGCGAATAA